The DNA segment gcctctttgatatgctgaatctaaacatgtacttagatttttgattatgggcccagttttcaagttggtccaaatcaggatccaaaattattatattaagtattgtgcaatagcaagaaattttcaattgcacagtaataaattcagcaatagcaagaaatcttcaattgcacaatattgtgcaatagcaagaaatcttcaattccacagtattgtgcaatagcaaatattttcaattgcacagtattgcacaatagcaagaaatatctaattgcacaatattgtgcaatagcaagaaattccaattggatttcaattggagttgtctttctttgtccagaatagtagttgaatcaacttaaatcattgttttatacaatatacaatgtatattcacttttactaccaactgatagattaaaacaatctttaccattcagtcattgtcagtgataacaagcactttttttacattttaatatattatgatgtatttaaatgagtagttattgttgcaaacttcattagaaatttgaattgagatcagttttgaaataagggaaagggggatgtgaaaaaaaaattggggggggtcaatttttttcatttcagatttaatattcaacagcatagtgaattgctcaaattttttttttaagttcattagaccacattcattctgtgtcagaaacctatgctgtgtcaaatatttaatcacaatccaaatttagagctgaatccagcttgaatgttgtgtccatgccccaaccgttcagggttcaacctctgcggtcgtataaagctgcgccctgcggagcatctggttacacTTAGAACAGCTTTCTTGAGGTCAGGTGACGAGAACAATTATTACCTTGCTAGATGTACTGTATATACTGATTCAGCTGCATGTATCAAGACTGTTGCAACAAATCTGTAAAGAATAAgtatttacatattatgaaGGAATAATCATTAAATCATCAGTATGATGTAGTCaacaacattatattatattaatttctgGATGAAATATTCtgaagttatatatatatatatatatatgtaggactctgaATCGCAATGGTACAAACTGCCATGGATACGCTGAGGTCGGATGGTTTGACTCTGAAGTGCGTTTTTCATCAAACTGAAGTATGATACCGGCATTGTGTCAATAGCTTGTTGATAGCTACCCTGAAATGCGATGATCTACTCAAACTAAATTTTCAAtgctttttatttcaatgtagaAGTCAATGTGTATGTAAGAAGCTGTTTTACAGGTTTTTAAGTTGATGAGATgagtataaaatttaaatactaaGAGAAATGGGGGGATTAGTGGATAAGGTACAACTTGAACTTCTGTCGAGATTTTTgtcccccaagggtgactggggaatagaagtatggtcacttggtcttcttccgaTCAGCAATAAAACGTTACTAAAGTGGGGCTTCCGTTTAGCTGTGCCGAAAGTATCAAGTTTACAGTCACATCCACCCTGAATGGGGACATTAAATTCGATGCCTcatgtaaagagagtgccatgCTCTTTGCACCTTATGAACCCTTGCTACAACCCTTGAGTGGTCTgaaggtggcctgttgcaaggcaaaatgtcTGTCCCTGTCAATATACCTTCATTAAAtcccagtggcagtccaaatttcaccgaccatcatcccagatggcctatATTATTACAATACCTAcctatttcatttattgttaacttgttctcatcctgaacatgcatgaaatatttgtctttgtagctggacgttaagcaaacaacaatcaatcagtcaatctgtcgagatttttttctcaaaatcgacAAAAGGTTCCTTTTAGCATATAGTGAATAATGTCTGCAGACAGACTATCCATATAATAATACTGTATTTAAAACATTGATATCATAAGGGGAACATGAAAGTAAAGATAAAATGTTGATGCAAAATTATGTTTACATAAGAAATTAAAGATGACGATCTATCAGTATGAAAGTGTAATAAAGCACAACAATAAACATGttactttatatatttactattaaaaaaTCTACTTTTCATAATAATTGCATATCTGTGGATTATTAACTAGCAATCATGCGTCAAATAGACCATCGCTCATCAGCGTGTGGACCATGGAAATTTGGCGTGGACCACCAAACTTCAGATTGACCATTGCACTTCAGCGTTCCAATCGCACCtctgagtcctacatatatatacatgtatgtgatttTATGTGTGGGTCAAATAATTTGTTACTCTTTTAATTCAACTAAACAATATTCAAGATGctatattttatgtttcttttaactgaaaaatgtatttaaaaaaaattcttggtGCTATGTATAtggaattttttattttgcattgaaTTCAGtggaacatttaaaaataatatgtgaTTTATTAGATAAATACATCTTACAGACTCCACCCAAAAGAGAAATGATTTACAAAGAATGTGTCTTACAGTCCAAAAATTCCATTTGGATATGCCTCTCCAAGATGTGCTCCAAATCTACCAACAGGCCCTAGGAAACTTGGAATTGATTTTGGGCTGAATGTAGATGCctaaaatgaaaagtaaaatattttgtctgcCAATATCCACAACGGTGTAAAAATAAGTCTGGTAGAAAGcatttttgtataatattaatGCAGAAAACTACAGTACCcaaataagatataaaatgtccagacatgataaatatcaaacaattaaagaaaaaactatagaaaacaataaactaaaatatgaaaaacaaatatgaataacaaaTGAAAGACAACCACTCAATTACAGgatcctgaattgggacaggcacatacagaatgcaGCAATGTTAAACAGGTTTGAAGTGGTCAACCCTCCATCTAACCTCGGGCAATAGTCATGATAgtgtaacaatacaacataagatcaaactataaaaaaatatttgaaacaagtGTAactttgtgtcattttgttgttcaggattttaaaatattctgcCACGTCaggtctgtgtttttgttagattaTTTTCTGCTTTGTATGGACTTGtacataaacataataaatacgaccgttagttttctcgtttgaattatttacatttgtcattagGGGCCTTctaaagctgactatgcagtatgggctgtgttcattgttgaaggctgtatggtgacctatagttgttaatttttgtgacatttggtctcttgtgaagagttgtctcattggcaatcataccacatcttcttatttatattgatgaGTTAggctttttcaactgatttttatacatgttatagtttgttcttagattttgttgttttgctaTAAATTAAGCTATTAGTTTtatcaattgaattgtttcatatttttcatctcagggccttttatagctgactatatggtatgaatttttcatattgttgaaggccatacagttgaatataattgcttacattctctttatttgaactttcaaATTGGTGGATAGTTGatgcattggcaatcataccaaatctttttatttttatattacctTTAACAAAGTATTTTCCAAAGAGTTCCTTACAAGTTGTAAAATCAGTAACAGTCAAAAAAactatggattcattaatattcgttggataccaatttttgtggatttcgtgggtacaggttaACCACGacattaaatgttcaacaaataacatattttctataggtttgtatgcagactttgccaaaaccacgaaattaaatatcaacgaACATGTAATTTTTCctctatccacgaaaattggtacccacgaaaataaatgaattcacagtagtTGAGAATTTAATAGATGCAGAAATAAAACTAGATTAACAAGATGTCTTCTCTAACTTTGTGCCAATACATAGTGGGAGCTTTGTGGTGTTTATTAACAGCTTTCAATTCTGATTCAGTTGTTGGATATATTCAGGGATCTGGATTGGATTAGCAAAATGAAAATGCAATTTATAGTCCTGAGcaaacattcataaaaaagaagttgctgaaatattcaaataatgtcTGAAAAAAGGGAGACAAAAtgtctgaaaataaaattgagaatggaaatggggaatgtatcaaagagacaacaacccgaccatagaaaaaacaacagcggaaggtcaaaacatgaatatatatcTGATGTATAACCCAAGtattttgaaattgacaacaAAACATTGATGGATCTATATTTCAAATGAACTTTCTATTTCTGAGTTGTAGTCTAAAAATTTACATTCATTATCAAGAGTTGGAGGTTATTTATTGACAGTAAGAGTGAAAAAATATCACATATTAAACTACATTAAGCTGAACCTCCTTAAAGATTTAGATTATTCTTCCAAacagtgatgtaaaaaaaaaaatttgttaaagaaattgtattaaaagggagataatttgttaggGCTCCATTGAGGAATCATTGAGGTTTTAAATTCTTTagtaattatataaattaattataccaaggatttgtatagtaagtcttactatacaaatccttgatgaTCCTGATAATTAATCCtagttacaaaatgtatcatgATGCTGTTGTGGGTTATTTTCTATCTtgaatgttaaacatgttaaagtgcataagatacagttacagggaaggtaatgactatgataatgtaaaatgttatttttgcgacagaaaagatacatttttcaactgatttttatcattcaatctgatttaacttaaaaacgagttcatggacccctctttttcaaaatgacacctataaagataatttgaaacaattttcatgaaaaagtcaacaattcatttttttttttaaggttgataaatatacagtaaaaaaagacatttttttttttaaattcctgaTAATGtgataaatgaattatttctaagaaaaaatgaaaaaatttaTAGGATACTTATATGAAGCAGACAATAAAATTCATCTAACAAAAAACAgcttgtgtttatttttgtaaacaaaaaagttatgtatttCTGTTGAAAGGAATAAAATGTTTCCAAATCCAAAAATAACTGTAACGATAATTATTTGAGACCTCTGACCAATTGtggtaaaattttaatcaattggACGCTAACGGTAGCCGAAAATGACTGTTTGAcgctagtccaaataattatgacatctggcaaggctattttattttttttctgggacgccgtCGTAGGAAGGCATcccagaaagaaaaaaaaatagccttgccagaagtcataattatttggactagtttgaagccTGACGACAAAGAGCATTACTACCCTCatgctagtccaaataattatgacatcttgaaatgctattatatttttttcttttctttgacttgggtcaaaacaaaaatttagaataaccttccaagacgtcataattatttagactaccttcatgggtgtgcacatttttattttttcaccttTGAAAATGCATAATGGTTGTTTCCTAaagtatatgtaaatattttaatattaaattaccGATAAAAGGTATAGGCCAAATCCAATCGTGCCTACCCAAACAGGCTTTGGGAATCTGAAGTAGTTGTCACTCATTTTCTGTTTTTGGATCGTCTGACATTTTATTATCATGTGACTATTGCAATCATTTATTCACTAATAACTACAAAGATCGAAAAATGATACACAGCTACGTACAACAATCAGTTGAAGATATCACGGTATATAGATGAACGCATATATCcacataataataatagtatataaaatatatgtattgagTATGTGTCATTTACATGAGGACAATTTACAAATCAATTACAATAAATGACAGAATAAACAACTAACCGAAAAAATTCTAGAACACATCATAGATCATCAAATGCAAGCAAATTCTTAAACACCCTGGTAATTTAAACACATAGTCTTATTAACATCACTAAACCATATGGATGTCATGGAATTAGATCTGGCTATTCATGCAAAACACAACTGCTAGTCACCTTCTATCCACGAAAGCATTTGACAGCATTTGAAAGCATGAAAGCTTCAAACTGATATTGCAATCCTTGATTTTTCCAAAGCTTTCAAAAGTGTGTCACATAACAAGCCGTAATATCAAAAATGGGAGAAGATGAAATTCGAGGACCACTTAAAAACTGGCTGGATATTTTTCTTACACAGAGGAAGATGGAAGTAGTTTTAGAATTCCCTCTTAGAGGGGGAACAGTCGGAAGAAGTAAAAGTGGACTCTGGAGTTCCGCAGGGAACAGTACTTGGACCGTTACTCTTCTTATATCACATTGTCACATAAATGACCTCTCGGACACTGTCAAATCATCAGTTCGCCGATGACTGTCTACTGTATAGAACCATCAAAACAGAAAAGACCACAAACTGCTCCAAGAAGACATAGCAAACCTAGCCTGAGATTGGGCAAATAAATCGGGTATACGATTTAACGCTAAAAAATGCTACATCCTAagcatcaaaaacaaaagccAGAGATTATACACACTCAACGGCCAGATACTCCAGCAAGTTCAAAACAACCCATACCTAGGAGTGCAGATATCAGAAGACCTGACGTGGAGCACGCATATAACATACGTCTCAAAAAAAGGCAAATCATCAACCCTAGGCTACTCAgaagaaattaaagatactgTCCAAAAGATACTAAAACCTATCATTTACAAGATACATGATCATTCATGCATCTTACTTAATGAGAGTAGGTAGTTTCTTGATAAATATAGCTAAATTATACAATAGCTTATGGTGACATAACTTGAATGACAGCATTCTTTACATTATCAGTGATAGATgagtatattatataatatttctatttagGCATCTATATCTTCCCGGAAGTTCAGCCAGTGATAGTAGTTGTATTACAAACCTATAAATAATGATATTCATCACCAACACATTCATTACATATGGTACATGTACGATCGATTCTAGCGATGTTGTACTGTCTTCCAGTTTCCatatgcattttaaaattacatgttCTCAATTTTGAAATCCAAATTCTTTTATCCTCTACAGGACGTAGTAAATAATTCCAAAGAACAAACTGAGTATGGTGTACCAATTTTTGCAAATCATGTTTGAAATATACCATCTTTTCTGCAAGTTGACTGTTCTCTGCTTGGTATTAAATCAATAAGTAAGGTCTATTTTGTTACACTCTGGTGATCCGTTTTATTATTTGTCAATTGCTATGCCAGTCAGTAGTATTTAAGATTATCCATTGTTCGACCTAAAAGATACATAGATGTAAAAGTTTTTGGGTTTTGGAATGTTTTTCATACCAGGAAACATTTGAAACTGTAGATGGTGGGTTGTTGTGATCCGTTGACATAGCTACCACTGATGATATCCCTATTAATGTTAGTACTTATGATGTTCGTACTGGTCTAACCGTTTGTGGCTCAGTCGTGTGTGTCACTGAGACACCTTGATTAAAGTCAAACACTCGTCTGTATTGTTGCTATTGTCATCATTGAAATCCACTTCATAGCTTTTGCTAAATTACTTGTTGCCTTCAATGTATTGTGATTGGCACCGATGTGGATTTTATTGAGATATTTGTTGAGTTGCAGATGTCTTTGTAACACATCGATGATGTTTCAAGTGGTATAAGAGTCAGCGTTCGGCGCATTACTTAGCTGACCATGTGTGCCACCTTAttgattattattaaaataacgAATTGTTTTGATTCCTGTATAAATATTTGGAAAAGAGTAGTAATCCAGGTATTATTTTTGTCGGTTGTTAGTAGACAAATTGAAATAGAACATATGTTTAGGTGCTGCAATGTTGATTATATGTTTTAACAAgttattttaatacttttaagaACACAGCTTTAAATTTGGTTCCATCAGACTCTAACAGCAGAACTCTATCTGAGATAACCAGCAGTGTGAATTAGGCTTTGGGTCTGAAAAGTCGGATGTTACAATTGCCAATGAAATGATTAATGATCATTAATGTGTGAAGAACCTCTGGCAAAAGTCGGCGGCTTCCTTGCATATTCTATATACCTTACACTAGATGATAGAAGTGTTGAAGTCAACGTCTTAATACAAGCATTCCGGGTGACATTGATGCTCTGCAATTATTAGTGATGAATTGCAACTACAGCTGCGTAATGAGTTTGATCGATACATTCCCTTTTTGGAAGGAAACCATGATGCATCTAGGATTCTCCCTTTTCACTTTTTGTATCCGATAAGGATCGCACTGTCTCATGCGGAAACCAcagttaattttgattttgctctgttttattatatcaaaGACATCATGTATTCATCGATGGGAACATCATAACGAACACACAGGATTGTTTACTTCAAATAATACAATTGTTGCTGGAACGTTGACTGTCGCTTCTCTTAACAACGCTAGTCAGAGTCGTTAGTTCGTTTTTTAATCGTTTATAAATCTATTTACGATCCATTCATAATCCTCTTCGAAACCGAAGACGTGCTTCAAAGGCATGGTGCATGAGAACGTTCttttggttgttgtttttttgtaatgattTAGCCATGACAAGCTGAAAAGAAATGGTATGCATTCGCCTCAACCAACCATTTAATTATtgatacatgataataattaGTTTAAAGTAGATTATATGGTTCGAATCACCAGAAGGACAGGTACATTTGTAAAGGAATTCAGCTCTATGTGAACCAAAGAAGTAGTTACTGTTTCCTTAGTTTAACGCTCAACCCGAATCTACCGTCTCAATGATTCCGATTACGCCGTAATACGGCAAGGTTCCTTTTATGAGACCGAActccaaaatttttttttcaagatgttTGCCTTAGGGATTTTTCAAGACTGTTAAGAATATGAGAATATAAAGGTTCACCGTGGTATTCAAGCTCTGACTTAATTATATCAATCCTTTGACTATTCTCGGAAACTGAATCACTAACGCTCTTACGTGTTGATCTCTcagtagtatgatacaaataaagaaacattcTTAGATTGTTTTGGATTTGTTCCATGTTTGCCATTTTTTATTCAGAGTATTAATTTTCCCTTTCATGTTCACAATCAGTTCTTGATAATTCTTTGCATACCAACCTTTTGTTACCGGTTCATCTGCCGTCTTACCTTCTGTGAGTTTTCAAACGGAATGgttctacatattttaaaatatgcctGTCTTCATTTTTCCGTCGTTCGTTGAGACACATTCAGATTTTCCCACTTTATCTATCAATTGATTATCAAATTCTTTAATTGCTGAATCAAATCCTTTCCCCTTCTGTTTTATATCCATTTGAATCTGGTCGCACTCGCGAATTGTAATGATTCTCTTTAACTCGTAATGTCTTGCAATTGTTTGATAACCAATCGTTTTGTTCGCAGCGTTAACATTCATACTGCGGCTTAGAGGTTTCAGATTGATATAGCGAAGTTATCATGCATGCCCAGACTTCAAGAAAACTACtccaatttatttttctctttccaTAAAATCCAAAATCAAGTCATTCTTTATTTATAGATTCCACTTCATCAAAAGGTTCACCTTCCGACAACAATTTCaacacatataaacaaacgtGTCCGCATACCACTGTTCCTCGCTGTGGTACATAGTCCATCGGTGTTGTAGAATGGATCTCAGTCCTTTTAATTACTAGTAGTCAAACATTTTGAGGGTGGGAGTCCATCATAGTACAGCTTTGTGAATGTTTTCTTAAACCA comes from the Mytilus trossulus isolate FHL-02 chromosome 3, PNRI_Mtr1.1.1.hap1, whole genome shotgun sequence genome and includes:
- the LOC134711831 gene encoding transmembrane protein 254-like, producing the protein MIIKCQTIQKQKMSDNYFRFPKPVWVGTIGFGLYLLSASTFSPKSIPSFLGPVGRFGAHLGEAYPNGIFGLFVATVLIHAAESVYTVHLARERKLSTSATIKWTIQTFIFGFSSFLKLKAYRPKTR